A window of Chloroflexota bacterium genomic DNA:
CTGCTGGCCTTCGCCCTGGAGACATCCGGCATCTCCCCCGCCATCGCCCACGGCCTTTACGCCCTGGCCATCATCAGCGGGGGCTTCTATGTGGCCCGCAAGGGCCTGACCGGCGTCTGGATCAACCGGGAGCTGGACATCAACTTCCTGATGACCATCGCCGCGCTGGGCGCGGCCGCCATCGGGGCCTGGGAGGAGGGAGCGCTGGTCGTCTTCCTCTTCAGCCTGGGGGAGACGTTGGAAGGCTACACAATGGACCGGGCTCGCAACGCCATCCGCTCCCTGATGGATCTGGCGCCCGCCGAGGCCACCGTGCTACGCCCCTGCGTGGACTGCGAGGAACATCAGGGACAACCACTCCCCGATGGCACCCCCTATGAGAGCGGCCCCTGCCCCTGGTGTGACGTCCACGAGCAGCGCGTGCCCGTGGCCGAGCTGGCCGTAGGCGACATCATCCTCGTCCGGCCAGGCGAACGCATCCCCATGGACGGTCGCATCGTCCAGGGCGCCTCGGCGGTCAACCAGGCCCCCATCACCGGCGAGAGCATCCCGGTGGAGAAGGGGCCCGGCGACGACATCTTCGCGGGCACGATCAACGGCGAAGGGGCTCTGGAGGTGGAGGTCACCCGGCTGGCAGCGGACAACACCCTCAGCCGGATTATCCACATGGTGGAGGAGGCCCAGGCTCAGAAGGCCCCCTCCCAGCGCTGGGTGGACGTCTTCGCCAAGTACTACACGCCCTTGATCGTGGGCCTGGCCGTGCTCATCGCCGCCGTGCCCCCGATCCTCTTCGGTCAGCCCTTCCTGGAGCCGGCGACCGGCGGACACGGCTGGCTCTATCGGGCGCTGGCCCTGCTCATCATCGCCTGTCCCTGCGCCCTGGTCATCTCCACGCCGGTCAGCATCGTCAGCGCCATCAGCAACGCGGCCCGAAACGGCGTGCTGGTCAAGGGAGGTGCCTACCTGGAGGCGGCCGGGGGACTGCGCGTGATGGCCTTTGACAAGACGGGCACCCTGACCCAAGGCGAACCGTCCGTCACGGATATGATTCCCCTGGACGGCCGAACGGAGGAGGATATCCTGGCGTTGGCGGCCTCCGTCGAGAGCCGGTCCGAGCATCCGCTGGCCCAGGCCATCGTGCGCGCGGCCGAGCAACGGGGTGTAGCCTTCACGCCGGCCTCGGGCTTCCAGGCCCTCACCGGCCGGGGGGCGAGCGCCCTGGTGAACGGCGCCCCGGTGTACATCGGCAACCGAACCCTTCTGTCCGAGCTGAACATTCCCCTCGCCCAGGCGCTGCGCGCGCAGATCGAGCGCCTGGAGGAGGAGGGCAAGACCGTCATGGTCGTGGCCACGGAGGTCGACGGCCAGCTCACGGCGATCGGGCTCATCGCCGTGGCCGACACAGTGCGGCCCGACGCCCGAGAGGCGATAGCGGCTCTGAAACGCTCCGGCATCCGGCATACGGTGATGCTCACCGGCGACAACGAGCGCACCGCCGCCGCCATCGCGGCGCAGGTGGGGATCGATGAGGTGCGAGCGAACCTGCTGCCAGAGCACAAGGTCGGGGTCGTAGAGGAGCTGCTGGAGGCATACGGCCAGGTGGCCATGGTGGGAGATGGGGTGAATGACGCCCCGGCCCTGGCCCGAGCCACCGTGGGCATCGCCATGGGCGGCGCGGGCACGGATCAGGCCCTGGAAACGGCGGACATCGTCCTCATGGCCGATGATCTGAGCAAGCTGCCCTTCGCCATGCACCTCAGCCGACGCACGCTGGGGATCATCCGGCAGAACATCGCTTTCAGCCTGTTGGTGAAGGCCGCCTTCATGGGGCTGGCCATCCCGGGCCT
This region includes:
- a CDS encoding heavy metal translocating P-type ATPase translates to MEKLKLEIPLLLPENGECDGCIQRLQEILRQHKGIDQAHVDQDAGLSRLCLHYDPNLISLAEVERHAREVGIAIQQRYRHRDLRIVGMDCADCAAKLEKGVSRLDGVLHCTINFAAAKMAVEYDVEALDQEAIIERIRQLGYDVAEEEAASTLPQETGPGGLRGLLAFMRSKRRDTLTLVSGLLILLAFALETSGISPAIAHGLYALAIISGGFYVARKGLTGVWINRELDINFLMTIAALGAAAIGAWEEGALVVFLFSLGETLEGYTMDRARNAIRSLMDLAPAEATVLRPCVDCEEHQGQPLPDGTPYESGPCPWCDVHEQRVPVAELAVGDIILVRPGERIPMDGRIVQGASAVNQAPITGESIPVEKGPGDDIFAGTINGEGALEVEVTRLAADNTLSRIIHMVEEAQAQKAPSQRWVDVFAKYYTPLIVGLAVLIAAVPPILFGQPFLEPATGGHGWLYRALALLIIACPCALVISTPVSIVSAISNAARNGVLVKGGAYLEAAGGLRVMAFDKTGTLTQGEPSVTDMIPLDGRTEEDILALAASVESRSEHPLAQAIVRAAEQRGVAFTPASGFQALTGRGASALVNGAPVYIGNRTLLSELNIPLAQALRAQIERLEEEGKTVMVVATEVDGQLTAIGLIAVADTVRPDAREAIAALKRSGIRHTVMLTGDNERTAAAIAAQVGIDEVRANLLPEHKVGVVEELLEAYGQVAMVGDGVNDAPALARATVGIAMGGAGTDQALETADIVLMADDLSKLPFAMHLSRRTLGIIRQNIAFSLLVKAAFMGLAIPGLATLWMAVFADVGASLIVILNGMRLLKSKDRRASS